In Candidatus Krumholzibacteriia bacterium, the genomic window TGGGCGCGCGCGGGCGACGCAAACGCAAGCACAAGGACCAGCACCATCCCCGCCCGCGCACCGATCTCGGCGCGGTCAGGCAAACAACGTCTCCTTGGGAAGCGGCACATCCTTCTTCACGATCTGGATTCCAATCTGCTCCAGAAACTTGAACGGCGGCTCGCCGCCGATGCGCACCACCACGATGTCGTTGCGTACGATCTCTTCGCGTCCCTCCACCTCCAGCACGACCTCCCTCTCGTGAATCTCGCGGATCTGGCTCTTCAGCAGGAGGCGGATGACACCGCAGTGGACGGCTTCGTCCAGCAACTTGCGGTTGCGCTCCTTGACCCGCTGGAACTCCGCGCTGCGGTAGCTCAACGTCACCGTGGTTCCCTTCTGGCGGGCCAGCCCGACCGCGGATTCCACCGCGCTGTCGCCGCCACCCACCACCAGCATGTGCAGGCCCGCAAAGGACTCCATGTCCACCACGTCGTAGATGACCTTGGCGGCGTCCTCGCCGGCAACGCCCAGCTTGCGCGGGCTGCCGCGCCGCCCCATGGCCAGCACCACGCGGCGCGTGCGGTACACCACGTCGGGCGTCGCCACATGGAGCACCGTACCCTCGCGCGCCACGTTGACCACGCGCTGTTCGGTGCGTACGTCGAGCCCGGTCTTGGCGATGATCTCCTCCCACACCTTCAGCAATTGCTCCTTGGTGGCGTCCGATACCCACAGGTTGCCGTAGAGCGGAACCGTCACCGGCTCGGCGAGGAGGAACTTGGCGCGCGGGTACTTGCGGATGGTGTCGGCCAGTGCACCGCGCTCCAGAACCACGTAACGCAACCCGCGCGATTTCGCCACCAGGCCCGCGGCCAGACCCGCGGGTCCGCTGCCCACGACCACCACGTCGTACACGCCCTCGTCCGCGGGCTTCTTCAGTGCGGCGAGGTCATCGGCTATGTGCTCCACCGCCACCGTGGCTTCGTTGATGGCATTCTTGATCAGTCCGCGGCCACCCAGTTCCCCCACCACGTACACGCCGCGCACGTTGCTCTCGAAGTCGGTGTCCACTTGCGGCACTTCCACCCGGTGCACGGAGTCACCGCGGGCCAGCACGATACCGCCCACCGGGCAGGCTTCGACGCACTTGCCGTGTCCCGTGCACAGGGCCACGTTCACCACCGCGAGTTTGCCGTCCATGCGGATGGCACCCGTTTCCGGACACACCGGAACGCACGCACCGCAACCGACACACAGGTCGGCGCGCACCACCGCGTGCGGCACGGACCCGTCGCGGTCTTCCTTCGTTTCGTCGACGGCCGCCGCGGAAACGACCTCGTAGAGTTGCATCGGAACCTTGCACTTCGGGCAGCGCGTGGCACCCGGCGGTACCGTGGCCCGGCAGCGCGGACATACCATCGCCTTGGCGTCGCCACCGCGCGCCTTCATGTGTCGTACCACGAAGAACACCGTTAGCATCGCGAAGGCGAGTATGGTGATAAGGTTGGTCACGGCCGTGAGTCCTCTAGAACCAGGTCGCCCCCACCGCAACCACGACGACCACGTGGATGGTGACCGCGATGAACGCGGTAATGGCAAACGGGCGGTGCGCCGCGTGCCAGTGCCGGAAGATGGCCTGGGTTGCGTCGAGCAGGCGGGCGTGCTGGCTCAGCGCCATCTCGCGGCGCGCCAGCGTGGCCACCTTCTTGAGGCTCTCGGGATTGGATCTGCCCCGCGCCTTGACCTGGGCACGCAGGCGTCGTACGGCGCGACCACGCGCCAGATCATCGCGCATCATCTGCATAAATGCCTGCACGATTCCGGGGTGCGCGGGGCTGTTGTCCACCTTGAGGATCTCCTGCACGTCCACCACCGTGAGACCGGTGGCCTCGGCGATCTCGACGAGCATGGCGCGCTGGTGTCCGTTGACCTCGCTCAGGCCCATTTCCACGCCGTTGCGGGTGCGCGGAATGCGCACGTAGAGATAACGGCCGATGAAGCCCGACGCGCACACGATGAGCATGGAGATGTAGCCCAGGCCGATCACGCCACTCACCCGGAAACTGGCGTGGATGGCGCCCAGCAGCGGGAGCAGAATGCCGACGGCGATGTGGATGTCGAGCCAGCGCGGCACCGGTCCCAGCCACTCCACCTTGCGGAAGCGTTTGCGCAACGGGAACAGCCACATGAACAGGAAGCCCGCGAACGTCAGCAGTCCCGCCGTCTGGCCGATGTACCCGGACGGGCGCAGCCACGCATGCATGGGATGCCGCAGGCGTACGCCGAGCGGTGCCGCGTAGTACTGCACGCCGATCACCGCCACGACGGTCATGAGGAGCAGCGGCGCCCACACCCACGCGCCCGGCCCGACCCGTTTGGTCGCCGGCCGCTCGGATGCGGAAACCGTGCGCGCTGCTTCAGCCATTGGAAACGCCATGCGTACTCCGGGGGAGTTGTTTCCCGGAATTCCCGAGAATCCCGAGTAAATAGATGGAAAAAGGGCCCAGCCCCTGAGGGGCAAGTCTCATGCCGCACAACGGGTTAGTTTCGGAGAGGAGCATCCCGCCACCGTCACGCCGACAGGGGAATTCCCGGTTTTGCGGGAACCCGAAAAAGGGGCGCAGTGATCAAACGTCGAGGGCGGCCGGATAGAGCGAGAATGCTCCACAGCGGCCCGCGAATCAAGCGGTGTTTACCGGCTCGATCACCCGCGTCAGCTCCAGCGTGACGATCTCGAAGGGTGCGACGTCCATCTCCACCCGGCCGTTGCGGATGGGCAACTCCCCGCCCCCGTCCACGGGGCGTTCCAGCAGGTCGACCGGACGCACGCGCACCACCTCCGGGGGACGTGTGAGGCGAGCGCGGCACGCCTCGCCGTTGGT contains:
- a CDS encoding NAD(P)-binding domain-containing protein, which gives rise to MTNLITILAFAMLTVFFVVRHMKARGGDAKAMVCPRCRATVPPGATRCPKCKVPMQLYEVVSAAAVDETKEDRDGSVPHAVVRADLCVGCGACVPVCPETGAIRMDGKLAVVNVALCTGHGKCVEACPVGGIVLARGDSVHRVEVPQVDTDFESNVRGVYVVGELGGRGLIKNAINEATVAVEHIADDLAALKKPADEGVYDVVVVGSGPAGLAAGLVAKSRGLRYVVLERGALADTIRKYPRAKFLLAEPVTVPLYGNLWVSDATKEQLLKVWEEIIAKTGLDVRTEQRVVNVAREGTVLHVATPDVVYRTRRVVLAMGRRGSPRKLGVAGEDAAKVIYDVVDMESFAGLHMLVVGGGDSAVESAVGLARQKGTTVTLSYRSAEFQRVKERNRKLLDEAVHCGVIRLLLKSQIREIHEREVVLEVEGREEIVRNDIVVVRIGGEPPFKFLEQIGIQIVKKDVPLPKETLFA
- a CDS encoding glycosyl hydrolase-related protein, with the protein product MFRAILRFFETNGEACRARLTRPPEVVRVRPVDLLERPVDGGGELPIRNGRVEMDVAPFEIVTLELTRVIEPVNTA